A single Pirellulaceae bacterium DNA region contains:
- a CDS encoding carbohydrate porin yields MLLKYIKMWAGHRRYAPVLRAAAALLLLSSANCSAQTLDTNRPVGGYFGDIRLCGCDPTGNVSTANNSTSCDLKPACSSGALCDEFEQFGDGLHRDGVLSEFKSRLARRGLKFDFYASQFYQGLAAGGREQSWPYGGKLDLFTNVDGQKVGLWQGLFVDAHLEARLGQSVNNIDGLLTPSNIAMAFPENEGNVIALTGLKVTQALSENFAVFAGKINTLDEFPIRYNRDMGLGRPGLSGFMNTSLIFNPIAARTVPYAAAGTGFAILQDLEPVFSFCVFDPEERATKGLENLYERGVVLVPDFIFRIQPLGLPGIYNLGGTYSSANYTSVDPAAYLNIQLPPIVFPQESGSWSLYTNFFQALWVDPCNAQRRWGVFGGLGLSDGNPNPIKYTAIAGFGGQVMRANRPADTFGVGVFQLGLSSQFRALTAPVLAQQDEFGLEWFYNAALTNNIRLTGDCQVVRPSTDEFQTAIIPGLRLVAAF; encoded by the coding sequence GTGCTGTTGAAGTACATTAAAATGTGGGCTGGGCATCGGCGGTATGCCCCTGTCTTGAGGGCAGCCGCAGCGCTGCTACTCTTATCCAGCGCAAACTGCTCTGCTCAGACGTTAGATACGAATCGACCGGTGGGTGGCTACTTTGGCGATATCCGACTGTGCGGCTGCGATCCAACAGGCAACGTCTCTACAGCTAACAACTCAACAAGCTGCGATCTCAAACCGGCCTGCAGCAGTGGCGCCTTGTGTGATGAATTCGAGCAATTTGGCGATGGATTACATCGCGACGGAGTTTTGTCCGAATTCAAATCTCGACTAGCTCGCCGTGGCCTAAAGTTTGATTTCTACGCTAGCCAATTCTATCAAGGTCTAGCAGCCGGGGGCCGCGAGCAGAGCTGGCCCTACGGTGGCAAGCTAGACCTATTCACCAACGTTGATGGACAAAAGGTGGGGTTGTGGCAGGGGCTGTTCGTCGATGCGCACTTGGAAGCTCGGCTTGGCCAATCCGTCAATAACATCGACGGATTGCTGACCCCAAGCAACATTGCTATGGCCTTTCCTGAAAACGAAGGCAATGTCATTGCCTTGACGGGCTTGAAGGTCACCCAGGCACTGTCGGAAAACTTCGCCGTCTTTGCTGGGAAGATCAATACGCTGGACGAGTTCCCGATTCGCTATAACCGCGATATGGGGTTGGGACGGCCTGGCCTGAGCGGCTTCATGAACACTTCGCTAATATTCAATCCTATTGCGGCGCGCACCGTTCCCTACGCGGCTGCCGGAACTGGCTTTGCGATTTTGCAGGATCTGGAGCCCGTATTCTCTTTCTGCGTATTTGACCCGGAAGAGCGAGCCACCAAAGGCCTCGAAAACTTGTATGAACGCGGCGTCGTGCTGGTGCCTGATTTTATTTTCCGTATCCAGCCGTTGGGGCTGCCTGGAATCTATAACCTCGGAGGCACCTACAGCAGCGCAAATTACACCTCGGTCGATCCAGCCGCTTATCTGAACATTCAATTACCGCCGATTGTGTTCCCGCAAGAGTCAGGTTCCTGGTCGCTGTATACAAACTTCTTTCAAGCCCTATGGGTGGACCCATGTAATGCACAGCGGCGATGGGGAGTTTTCGGCGGGCTGGGGCTTTCCGACGGCAATCCTAACCCAATCAAGTACACTGCGATTGCAGGATTTGGCGGACAAGTCATGCGTGCCAACCGACCAGCCGACACGTTTGGCGTCGGAGTCTTCCAACTGGGGCTTAGCAGTCAGTTCCGCGCACTGACGGCACCTGTTTTAGCGCAGCAGGACGAGTTCGGCCTTGAATGGTTCTACAATGCGGCGCTGACTAACAATATTCGACTAACCGGAGATTGTCAGGTAGTCCGTCCAAGCACAGACGAATTCCAAACCGCAATTATACCTGGGCTACGGCTAGTAGCCGCTTTTTGA
- a CDS encoding ParB/RepB/Spo0J family partition protein encodes MTKDRRLGRGLAALLGTPLEGDLAPGGLGHAELNATGHLPNSAAAPSSPSVLSATAGTPSSSPAHGSQVVNRQSVTGAVPLATTGRPSGTATLELSVYEIDNNPFQPRRKFNEEEIAALAASIREHQQLQPILVRRVDGRYQLISGERRLRAAIHAGLKTIRAEVRQADDRLVAELAIVENLQRKDLDAIEKALSFRRYIDEHKCTQEDLAKRLKIDRSTIANLMRLLELPAEIQQWVQSEQVTAGHARALLPLGDETQQLVFAQQIREEGWSVRETERRVSEQLKSEDDAQLANVQYEKPNRKRTSPQLAALEQQIRLTLGTKVEIRQTTTGRGKISITFSSHEEFERLCAQLCPNSDRQRAA; translated from the coding sequence GTGACTAAAGATCGCCGACTTGGTCGGGGCTTGGCGGCTCTATTGGGGACCCCCCTTGAGGGCGACCTAGCTCCGGGTGGACTAGGCCATGCAGAGCTGAACGCGACTGGTCATCTGCCGAATTCTGCTGCCGCCCCCTCATCGCCGAGCGTACTTTCGGCCACTGCCGGTACGCCATCGTCATCTCCCGCCCATGGCAGCCAGGTTGTCAACCGTCAATCGGTCACCGGCGCAGTTCCACTGGCGACTACGGGCCGTCCAAGCGGCACGGCCACGCTGGAATTGAGCGTTTACGAGATCGACAACAATCCATTTCAGCCTCGACGCAAGTTCAACGAGGAAGAGATCGCTGCCCTGGCGGCCAGCATTCGCGAACATCAGCAGCTGCAACCGATCTTGGTGCGTCGCGTCGATGGCCGTTATCAACTGATCAGCGGCGAACGGCGACTGCGAGCTGCAATTCATGCCGGACTGAAAACCATCCGGGCCGAAGTGCGACAAGCCGATGATCGGCTGGTTGCCGAATTAGCCATTGTCGAAAACCTGCAGCGCAAAGACCTGGATGCCATCGAAAAAGCACTCTCCTTCCGCCGCTACATCGATGAACACAAGTGTACGCAAGAGGACTTGGCCAAGCGTCTCAAGATCGATCGCAGTACGATTGCCAATCTGATGCGATTGTTAGAATTGCCTGCCGAAATCCAGCAGTGGGTCCAGAGCGAACAAGTAACCGCCGGCCATGCCCGCGCTTTGTTGCCACTAGGCGATGAAACTCAACAATTGGTATTCGCGCAACAAATCCGCGAGGAAGGCTGGAGCGTTCGCGAGACCGAGCGCCGCGTGAGCGAACAACTAAAATCCGAAGATGATGCGCAATTGGCAAATGTTCAGTACGAAAAGCCCAACCGCAAGCGAACCTCGCCGCAATTGGCGGCTTTAGAGCAGCAGATTCGCCTGACGCTGGGAACCAAAGTCGAAATCCGCCAAACCACCACCGGGCGTGGCAAGATTTCAATCACCTTCAGCAGCCATGAAGAATTCGAGCGGCTTTGCGCTCAACTCTGCCCCAACAGCGACCGCCAACGCGCGGCGTAA
- a CDS encoding ParA family protein — MAKILCVANQKGGVGKTTTAVNLSVGLAKAGQRTLLVDLDPQCNATSGVGLAPTTSHPLLLEKPLAESLLDTAWPELKLLPGSRSFTDVDRLENSRSDSSMLRYHLDAGMHAFDYVLIDCPPSLGQLTQTALSASTEVLMPIQCEFYAMEGLTQMIHVIRDVMQRGGGRLAFGGIVLTMYDPSLELTSEVDAEVREFFGDIVFDTVIPRDVAVSEAPSHGQSVMDYAPRSRGARAYLELCMEVLERD, encoded by the coding sequence ATGGCCAAAATCCTCTGCGTAGCAAATCAAAAAGGCGGCGTGGGCAAAACGACCACCGCCGTCAATTTATCGGTAGGGCTAGCTAAAGCCGGCCAGCGGACGCTGTTGGTCGACTTGGATCCGCAATGCAACGCCACTAGCGGAGTCGGACTAGCGCCAACTACTAGCCATCCGCTGCTGCTGGAAAAACCTCTCGCCGAAAGCCTGCTCGATACTGCCTGGCCAGAACTGAAATTGCTGCCCGGTAGCCGGAGCTTCACAGACGTCGATCGTCTGGAAAATTCGCGCAGCGACAGCTCGATGCTGCGCTACCATCTCGATGCCGGAATGCACGCATTTGATTATGTGCTGATCGACTGCCCGCCATCGTTGGGTCAACTGACGCAGACGGCGCTTAGTGCTAGCACTGAAGTGCTGATGCCGATCCAATGTGAATTCTACGCGATGGAAGGCCTGACGCAGATGATTCACGTAATTCGTGATGTAATGCAGCGCGGTGGTGGCAGATTGGCCTTTGGCGGAATCGTGTTGACGATGTATGATCCCAGTCTGGAGTTGACCAGCGAAGTGGATGCTGAAGTCCGCGAGTTCTTCGGCGATATCGTCTTCGACACGGTAATCCCGCGTGATGTTGCGGTATCCGAGGCACCCAGCCATGGTCAGAGCGTAATGGATTACGCACCGCGGTCACGTGGGGCCAGAGCCTATTTAGAACTGTGCATGGAGGTACTTGAACGTGACTAA